From the Trifolium pratense cultivar HEN17-A07 linkage group LG4, ARS_RC_1.1, whole genome shotgun sequence genome, the window GAGAGAGGTCAACCCTTAAATATATCTCAATTTCCTCAAGAGAGTCAgaaaaatcacaaatcaaaacCTTTTCTTGCAGTTTAAGTTACAAATACATGCAACCGGATAATTAAGTTGCAAATGAATGTTGTTGTCAATGATACTATTTTCTTCCATTCAAAAATATTACAAACAAAGCCACAATAAGAGAATGGTCTAAAATCCCGGGAAAGATTGTCAGGCGAAACTTACCTCTACGGACATATATTTGGTTAAGCTTGTACATCAGGCTACTCTGCATAGAAGTATAAATCAAAATCAATATTTGTAATCCAATGAAATGctcattaaattaatataagtCTGTAGAAAATCCTCCCTTTATATCTAAGTTAATCATGTTTCATGTGATacacatttttataaaacttcAAAGTGATACACATGTTTAgaacaaaaaatacaataaatagtTTACAATCCCAAAACCAAAAGCTGGCTTGCTCCACTATAATTAGTCAAAAGCAACCCAAACTACTATAATACCATAAGAGCACAAACATAGATTGCACACAAAGCTCTACCAGAGACCGAAATCCCAACTGAAGCAGACCTTAGAAACCAATAGCAGAACGCAGCACAACAGTAAAAATGCAGAAAAACACAGCAGACACGGGACTCATCCGGAGAAAAAACCGAGAGGTATGGACAAAACGCAATCTGACTTTTGCACCCATGAAAATCACCTTCGCATGCATAAAGCAGGTAATGGTTATAAGTTGTGATTAGAAGCCATAGTTTAATCCTTACAGATAAGTAATGTAATATTCTTAAGCCATGATGTATATCTAATGTAATATTATtcgatatttaaaaacacagaTACATAGTGTTGTGCACAAATAGTAACAGAAGGTAATAATAacgaaattgcaaacaataagaacacaagaagtttgataacgGAGTTCCCCTTTGCTACGTCTCCGGCTGCAGAATTCGCTACAGCTCGTTTCTATTAGATGAAAGaatgaattagggtttcagtgttacaagcggtatatataataataatagaatgtCGAAAATACCCCTGCACCATAAGACGTAGCCATTCTAACTAAAACAGGTGCCACCTCTAACCAAACCaatgtttatttttgtaatttggCTGTAAAAGTTGTAAAAATGATTATCAacaatattattagtttttttaatcaTCAACAATGATTACCACCTCTAATCTTTCaagataattttaattataaatgaaCCGGTAACTATGATCATCAACAATATAATTATACTTTGATATTTGCAGTTGAAGCTTGTGAAACAATCATTAAAACATCAATTTATGTACCTGTGCCACCAAATCAGCATCTTTATAAATGCTGCACGATCTCTTAAAAGGAGAACCTAGAACTTTTAAGTCGAAAACATCGTCGTTTAATCTCTCACCAGAGATAAGCACTTCTAACTCAACTCTAGTAAGTGTTTTCACGCTCCTCTTCACTCCAAACACAAGCTCCTTATTCTCATCACCACTTCCCTTGTAACATTTCCAAGTCCCAttctaccaaaataaaaataaaaacatatttaaaaaaatgtccaaatttacttttttaacaTTTGGATAAACAACAATTTTAGTCGGTAGAATGTGAGGCATCGTCATTATAACCACTAATATCTCTACTTATGAACTAAATTAACTAACTAAGAACATGACcaaaatgaattataaaaaacacATTTGATGACTAAAATGCAAAATTTGACAATGCCAAATTTCAAGCTTATACCTTATTTTtcctagcttataagctaattaTATTACGATAGCATCTTAAAATTACTGGTTAGTAGGTGACCAAACAAATCTTGAAAAGACTCTGATATCATCTTAAAATTTTaggttgggtctaactcaactttacaatactaattttgtaaggtgagaatttcccccacttataaacatatttccCGGCCATCTCACATCTATGTGAGACTCTTAAGTCTTAACATAAATATGTAGTAAACATATAAcaaattatttcatatttatcgATTATTAGTTCAACCACTAATTTTACCCGATATAACAAATTCAACTATCTAACACTTATCCGCCGTAAACTATAAAGAGTTCCATATTAGTTCACCagctataaactaacttatcaaATATCGCTATCTTTTGTGAGCGTGAGTCAAACTAAGGGATAATTGAGGATGTATTTGCAGTTTCAAATAATCAAAGActtaatatttttgaataataaaaaagaaacaaagaaaaagagacTAACTTGATAGCGGTGGATGGAGAAGAGAGGA encodes:
- the LOC123921958 gene encoding protein LURP-one-related 7-like isoform X1 — its product is MELETSDCAYTGTEDHNIPIDLFGSKKHAGVPRGILSFTDASGNIVFKVHRQPPNPTSSSPPKDTKLLLDSNNNPLFSIHRYQNGTWKCYKGSGDENKELVFGVKRSVKTLTRVELEVLISGERLNDDVFDLKVLGSPFKRSCSIYKDADLVAQSSLMYKLNQIYVRRGKFRLTIFPGILDHSLIVALFVIFLNGRK
- the LOC123921958 gene encoding protein LURP-one-related 7-like isoform X2 encodes the protein MELETSDCAYTGTEDHNIPIDLFGSKKHAGVPRGILSFTDASGNIVFKVHRQPPNPTSSSPPKDTKLLLDSNNNPLFSIHRYQNGTWKCYKGSGDENKELVFGVKRSVKTLTRVELEVLISGERLNDDVFDLKVLGSPFKRSCSIYKDADLVAQVIFMGAKVRLRFVHTSRFFLRMSPVSAVFFCIFTVVLRSAIGF
- the LOC123921958 gene encoding protein LURP-one-related 7-like isoform X3; protein product: MELETSDCAYTGTEDHNIPIDLFGSKKHAGVPRGILSFTDASGNIVFKVHRQPPNPTSSSPPKDTKLLLDSNNNPLFSIHRYQNGTWKCYKGSGDENKELVFGVKRSVKTLTRVELEVLISGERLNDDVFDLKVLGSPFKRSCSIYKDADLVAQPDVQA